In the Vitis vinifera cultivar Pinot Noir 40024 chromosome 2, ASM3070453v1 genome, one interval contains:
- the LOC100257994 gene encoding large ribosomal subunit protein uL4-like produces MATDDGNIIPLLDVMKASTRPDIVNFIHSNISKNSLVSVIATSAVLSLVMARGHRIESVLELPLVIGDSTKSVDKTSTTIDILKQVGACPDVEKAKDNYGIHPRKDFLVMKHLGKIKKYLWFLRAAGPLTGVVLGIVFVKIFHPSSISVVGKIPQGLPKFYVPKSFGICLDL; encoded by the exons ATGGCCACAGACGACGGCAACATTATCCCTCTCCTGGATGTCATGAAGGCCTCCACCCGGCCAGACATCGTCAACTTCATCCACTCCAACATCTCCAAAAATAGTC TGGTTTCCGTCATCGCCACCTCAGCCGTCCTCTCACTCGTGATGGCTCGTGGGCATAGGATTGAATCCGTCTTGGAGCTTCCTCTAGTGATTGGAGATTCAACCAAGAGCGTCGATAAAACATCGACGACAATTGATATTTTGAAGCAAGTTGGTGCTTGTCCTGATGTAGAGAAGGCGAAAGACAACTATGGTATTCATCCCAGAAAGGATTTTTTGGTTATGAAGCATTtaggaaaaataaagaaatatttgtgGTTCCTTCGAGCAGCAGGTCCCCTCACAGGAGTTGTCTTGGGCATTGTTTTTGTGAAAATATTCCATCCATCTTCGATTTCTGTGGTTGGGAAAATACCACAGGGCCTGCCAAAATTTTATGTTCCTAAAAGTTTTGGGATATGCTTGGACTTGTAA